From Actinopolyspora lacussalsi, a single genomic window includes:
- a CDS encoding peroxiredoxin Q/BCP (product_source=KO:K03564; cath_funfam=3.40.30.10; cog=COG1225; ko=KO:K03564; pfam=PF00578; superfamily=52833) gives MTAKLSTGDAAPDFTLSDADDNSVTLSDYRGKSVVVYFYPAAGTPGCTKEACDFRDSLAELEGAGFAVLGISPDKPAKLAEFRDAEGLTFPLLSDPDHEVMTEWGAYGEKQNYGKTVQGVIRSTFVVDPEGKVAQALYNVKATGHVDRLRREIGV, from the coding sequence TCCGATGCCGATGACAACTCCGTGACGCTCTCCGATTACCGCGGGAAATCGGTGGTCGTGTACTTCTACCCGGCCGCCGGTACCCCGGGGTGCACCAAGGAGGCCTGCGACTTCAGGGACAGCCTCGCCGAGCTGGAAGGCGCCGGATTCGCGGTGCTGGGGATCTCGCCCGACAAACCGGCCAAGCTGGCCGAGTTCCGCGACGCCGAAGGACTGACCTTCCCGCTGCTCTCCGACCCGGACCACGAGGTCATGACCGAGTGGGGCGCCTACGGCGAGAAGCAGAACTACGGCAAGACCGTGCAGGGCGTGATCCGCTCGACGTTCGTGGTCGATCCGGAGGGCAAGGTGGCGCAGGCGTTGTACAACGTCAAGGCCACCGGGCACGTCGACCGACTGCGGCGCGAGATCGGAGTCTGA
- a CDS encoding putative membrane protein YfcA (product_source=COG0730; cog=COG0730; ko=KO:K07090; pfam=PF01925; transmembrane_helix_parts=Outside_1_14,TMhelix_15_37,Inside_38_75,TMhelix_76_98,Outside_99_146,TMhelix_147_169,Inside_170_189,TMhelix_190_212,Outside_213_231,TMhelix_232_251,Inside_252_254), translating to MLPEWLELSSLVLVGFLSGGVNAVAGGGSLLVFPALLGTGLSPLAANVTNAVAQGPGFIGAALGQRRDLARNGSRLLPTSIAAVLGSVGGCALLLTLPGSVFDAVVPALVGLSAVLMAFQNRIRAWLGNPDQHGPDRTVLLTAGILLASVYGGYFGGARSVILVVVLVLTANAELRILNAAKNWLSLLGSLVTLVIYALLAPVDWAAVLTLIPSTLLGGYLGGKVARRLPPTLLRWLVVVIAAAVAVYLAVDRS from the coding sequence GTGCTTCCCGAATGGCTCGAACTGTCGTCGCTGGTGCTCGTCGGTTTCCTCTCCGGCGGTGTCAACGCCGTGGCGGGCGGCGGATCCCTGCTGGTCTTTCCCGCACTGCTCGGAACCGGGCTGTCCCCGCTGGCCGCCAACGTGACCAACGCGGTGGCGCAGGGGCCGGGTTTCATCGGTGCGGCGCTCGGCCAGCGGCGTGATCTGGCTCGCAACGGCAGCAGGCTGCTGCCGACCTCGATCGCGGCAGTGCTCGGCTCGGTGGGCGGTTGCGCCCTGCTGCTCACCCTGCCCGGATCGGTGTTCGACGCGGTGGTCCCGGCGCTGGTGGGGCTGTCGGCGGTACTCATGGCGTTCCAGAACCGCATCCGCGCCTGGCTGGGAAACCCCGATCAGCACGGCCCCGATCGGACGGTGCTGCTAACCGCCGGGATCCTGCTCGCCTCGGTCTACGGTGGTTACTTCGGCGGCGCCCGCAGCGTGATCCTGGTGGTCGTCCTGGTGCTGACGGCCAATGCCGAGCTCAGGATCCTCAACGCGGCCAAGAACTGGCTGAGCCTGCTCGGCAGCCTCGTCACGCTGGTGATCTACGCACTGCTCGCACCGGTGGACTGGGCCGCGGTACTGACACTGATCCCCAGCACACTGCTGGGCGGCTATCTGGGCGGGAAGGTCGCGCGGCGGCTTCCCCCCACCCTGTTGCGGTGGCTCGTGGTCGTCATCGCGGCCGCCGTGGCCGTCTATCTCGCGGTGGACCGGTCATGA